One window of Dioscorea cayenensis subsp. rotundata cultivar TDr96_F1 unplaced genomic scaffold, TDr96_F1_v2_PseudoChromosome.rev07_lg8_w22 25.fasta BLBR01000218.1, whole genome shotgun sequence genomic DNA carries:
- the LOC120253824 gene encoding uncharacterized protein LOC120253824, with amino-acid sequence MAKGFRGVKEDLSELGRHLLDIACFLGPLTAVPYHKNSPPPSRAAVFDDLSEVDGRFDSSPGRDVAGVVLVSEDVRNFVEDLVKLPESWLEFPVPLDDCFADFDMSGPQREHIIVVEQLVPSLADLKVTLCPSHMSVEHFWKVYFALLHPRLNKYEAEVLSTQKIVEAAKATLKKMEERVDHPLKNPGTVGSDEISIVEDDTQEKHCRTTSEISTQQYIERQWENRSESDAASCDTRKQFQSEDDVSFSGTEEEDHVIVSKHLSSLTAGQASSSSANWVQLRKRSYASRDRPMTAHHTSEERKKVNVESSEWQSAEESDFEMVERST; translated from the exons ATGGCGAAGGGCTTCCGCGGCGTCAAGGAGGACCTCTCCGAGCTTGGACGTCACCTTCTCGACATCGCCTGCTTCCTTGGCCCGCTCACCGCCGTACCTTACCACAAGAACTCCCCGCCGCCCTCTCGCGCCGCCGTTTTCGATGATCTCTCTGAGGTGGATGGGCGATTCGATTCCAGCCCTGGAAGGGACGTCGCCGGTGTTGTTTTGGTGTCGGAGGATGTGCGGAACTTCGTTGAGGATCTTGTTAAGCTGCCGGAGTCTTGGTTGGAGTTCCCTGTTCCTCTTGATGATT gCTTTGCAGATTTTGATATGTCCGGCCCACAAAGAGAACATATAATCGTTGTTGAACAGTTGGTTCCAAGTTTGGCTGATCTAAAGGTTACTCTTTGTCCAAGCCATATGTCTGTGGAGCACTTCTGGAAAGTGTACTTTGCATTATTGCATCCAAGGCTGAATAAGTATGAGGCAGAGGTTTTGTCAACCCAGAAG ATTGTGGAAGCGGCAAAGGCTACCCTGAAGAAGATGGAAGAAAGAGTGGATCATCCATTGAAAAATCCTGGGACAGTTGGCAGTGACGAGATAAGCATAGTTGAAGATGACACTCAAGAGAAGCATTGTCGGACAACCAGTGAAATATCAACTCAGCAGTACATCGAGCGGCAGTGGGAAAACCGTAGTGAATCAGATGCTGCATCATGTGACACCAGAAAACAGTTTCAGAGTGAAGATGATGTTTCATTCAGTGGCACAGAAGAGGAAGATCATGTGATTGTGTCAAAACATTTATCTTCATTAACGGCAGGGCAAGCTTCTAGCTCCTCGGCAAATTGGGTGCAGTTGAGGAAAAGGTCCTATGCTTCTAGAGACCGTCCGATGACCGCCCATCACACATCCgaagagaggaagaaggtgAACGTCGAGTCAAGCGAATGGCAAAGCGCAGAAGAGTCCGACTTCGAAATGGTGGAAAGATCAACTTAG
- the LOC120253820 gene encoding protein DETOXIFICATION 16-like, whose amino-acid sequence MAHEENTSRLGHIITEVKKQSWLLVPIIVSGVLEKLIQIISLSFVGHLGDLPLSAASMAASISGITGMSILMGMLNALDTLCGQAYGAKEYHLLGIYLQRAMLLNVVTCIPLAFVWPFAGKILHAIGQNEEISMAAQLYIRYVWFSSKVKETWTGFSKQASQDFSNTSKLAFTSALMNCLDFWSFEVIFLMYGYLPNPKLETSVLAISQNTSILTYMIPVGIGASLSTRVSNELGAGNQQNARFAIYIAGTLAILEGVTRGCGWQKLGVFVNFSAYYIVGLPFAGLFAFYWHLKVKGLWLGIMCGLSIQLFLLLIITVFADWEKVARKAVDRVNKSTVATGRITTMSDNPQADNFTERGSTSGCGGMVTAMNDNPQADNSLSEEIQADNSLCEEIQLSSDCY is encoded by the exons ATGGCTCATGAGGAGAATACCTCGAGATTAGGGCATATTATTACAGAAGTAAAGAAGCAGTCGTGGCTATTAGTGCCTATAATAGTTTCTGGAGTATTGGAGAAATTAATACAGATCATCTCCCTCTCATTTGTTGGCCATCTTGGAGATCTCCCCCTCTCTGCCGCTTCTATGGCTGCTTCTATTTCTGGGATCACTGGCATGAGTATATTG ATGGGAATGTTAAATGCATTGGATACCTTATGCGGACAAGCATATGGGGCAAAAGAATACCATTTGCTCGGTATATATTTGCAAAGAGCCATGCTTCTCAATGTTGTTACCTGCATCCCTCTTGCTTTCGTTTGGCCTTTCGCTGGTAAAATCCTCCATGCAATTGGTCAAAATGAGGAGATATCAATGGCTGCTCAATTGTACATTCG TTATGTGTGGTTTTCTTCAAAAGTCAAGGAAACTTGGACTGGCTTCTCAAAGCAGGCTTCGCAAGATTTCTCCAACACTAGTAAACTTGCATTCACTTCTGCTTTAATGAACTG CTTAGACTTTTGGTCATTTGaagttatttttcttatgtatgGTTATCTTCCTAATCCAAAACTGGAAACGTCTGTCCTGGCAATTTC CCAAAACACCTCTATTCTCACGTACATGATCCCCGTTGGTATTGGTGCTTCTCTAAG CACACGTGTTTCTAATGAACTGGGTGCCGGAAATCAACAAAATGCTCGCTTTGCAATATATATTGCCGGAACATTAGCAATTTTGGAGG GTGTTACTAGAGGATGTGGTTGGCAAAAACTCGGAGTTTTTGTTAACTTTAGTGCTTACTATATAGTTGGGCTCCCTTTTGCTGGTCTATTTGCATTTTATTGGCATCTTAAAGTGAAG GGCTTGTGGCTTGGAATTATGTGTGGCCTATCTATACAACTATTTTTACTTCTTATCATCACTGTATTTGCTGACTGGGAAAAAGTA GCAAGGAAGGCAGTGGATAGAGTTAACAAGTCCACAGTGGCTACGGGCAGGATAACAACCATGAGTGATAATCCTCAAGCTGATAATTTCACTGAGAGAGGAAGTACAAGTGGCTGTGGGGGCATGGTAACAGCAATGAATGATAATCCTCAAGCTGATAATTCATTGAGCGAGGAAATACAAGCTGATAATTCACTGTGCGAGGAAATACAATTATCTAGTGATTGTTACTAG